The genomic region GATTTGCTTTTGCCATAGTAATCAATTTAGGAATTTTATAGGCATTTTATTTATACAGTGTAGAAATTGCCACCTTTGACACCTATTGCCAGATTATGAAAAAAATATAATATAAACACCAAAGAAAGTGCCACTTTTGACACCATTTAGTCAAAGATACATTAGTATGTACATACTTACACCGGAAATTAAAGAGTGTGGACTAAAACGATAGCAATAGAATGAAAGAGTATATTTCCCCTTCTGGACAGGACACAGGCTCACCGTGATCTTACGGAGCAATAATGATCGTTCTGGATTCCTGTATATGGATCCACGCTTTTCTGGGAACCGATGAAAGATGCGTTTCCCTAATCAAAAAAGTCCTGTCAGGTGATGTGAAGCCTGTTGTTTCCCCGTACATTGCCATGGAAGTTATCAACAATGTGCTGAAAGAAGGAAACAAGAAGAAGTATGACCTCGATAAACTTCAAACAGCGATATGGTCTATTTTCAGGGAACCTTTTGTCAAGACCACATTTACACCACTTG from Methanolobus tindarius DSM 2278 harbors:
- a CDS encoding PIN domain-containing protein; translated protein: MIVLDSCIWIHAFLGTDERCVSLIKKVLSGDVKPVVSPYIAMEVINNVLKEGNKKKYDLDKLQTAIWSIFREPFVKTTFTPLDFEMMVLEEVRSRPEYCALATALSIEPKDAPLVVLAYQYAVPLRSLLSMKEKIGQLIKVDVIDVDEALSIY